A portion of the Gymnogyps californianus isolate 813 chromosome 25, ASM1813914v2, whole genome shotgun sequence genome contains these proteins:
- the CEP164 gene encoding LOW QUALITY PROTEIN: centrosomal protein of 164 kDa (The sequence of the model RefSeq protein was modified relative to this genomic sequence to represent the inferred CDS: inserted 2 bases in 2 codons), giving the protein MLCQEPPLSLRGTARLFKNLHVDVSALGGSFDSEENSKAAEENCGSRLADVAEADLQHPGSPAEEAGRLREKESLKSRHAEEGQESSLDSDAACPPTPVQVLPGDADSSLSGQNKEESDGKLAGNELLGTQDAEVEGDTSAADELPRSLGERSAAGTDVASGPGQPRAASPAAEAAEADQLASPAAAVDAVSVGEKTANEMREEAAADLKTDSRLDAGKLSKASETSECGEDLQVSNSSDRELLRPMDLGFRSRLSEQVLDVGVLSPALDSPTCKAQELGEEEKDQSKASVEEEQSKRTKAAESEGDQSACATAEEKCVALENPNQEEAVAQEPEEGSLDSLINLEELAAPQKAQPEKEIKQEQSSNQPSEESLEGIAMEMEIEPEQEKMHLLQAKKEKIQQFQEEMRQQEEEEAEKLHQQKEKSLRTLKEDLAKVSEEEELRVRKEETERLSKLRAKIASETEAEKEKIRAEQEVTLQKLRDEWESQQVMEKESLERKQQLVLEKMKLEMEEAQQKEMTELEQEKEQFLSELKERLDREKKKAVEELEKQFAAELQQLKSAAEEKHHKVISSLQTQIAEAQRSEEAQLREDLQRAEQKAQQKAYQVTEYEHELSELMRETRQEVEKDHERKMERMKEEHQEVLARIQDQYEEEERKRRAELVEGLRSEMVRLRQLHEAEVKXLQAELDERLAALQHRHREKERKLQDSENELEMRTKTVKARSVQLLSQEESLRKKRQQLLDEDRRTELEREEAALASQLRLEENRREHASLLESTRQLRRSLEELQDQKAELEAQVDLLQTRSQRLQKRIGELEAAVRSKQEALKELEAEESVESPRRKAELHVEDLRETIQAHSSGEPASPPSQSHEDSDFQFDHVRSYISAEGISIRNAKEFLVRQTRSMRKRHTALKAAKQQWRQDMRKAQEAVQDPDSSQLLXGVRKNLEEEAKQLDKMKSAMRKGQVLLKKKEEKLSQLESSLLEELSDEDTLKSAACKKVVTFDLSNSEDTNSTSSVNLRQPKFDLRTDLRPAPQLDKIQYLTDSLQRITSELNGVLGILGSLNNRQSPLFASTPCDGVPLSTYASLAGLQAGGSPLPPAGVSLVDQWAWSTGLSSSSSFAARQSVDSILAEKWHKYFPGGFPSLSGSSKPLDNKLGYVPADEQIRLFQHSQFQSRESDKMSIQGMIETNKKWLEDFKRDSKVPLFPGAQKPPASSPSLLQLGLDENRQIKVYHY; this is encoded by the exons atgctctgccaggagcCTCCCCTT AGTCTCCGTGGGACAGCAAGACTGTTCAAAAACCTGCACGTGGATGTCAGCGCCCTGGGCGGCAGCTTTGACTCTGAG GAGAACAGCAAAGCAGCGGAGGAAAACTGTGGCAGCCGGTTAGCTGATGTTGCCGAAGCTGATCTCCAGCACCCAGGGAGTCCCGCAGAGGAAGCTGGCAGGCTGAGAGAG AAGGAGTCTTTAAAATCAAGACACGCTGAAGAAGGGCAAGAGTCTTCCTTGGATTCTGACGCTGCGTGCCCTCCGACTCCAGTTCAAGTCCTTCCCGGAGATGCTGACAGTAGCCTGTCTGGCCAGAACAAGGAGGAGTCCGATGGGAAGCTCGCTGGGAATGAACTACTGGGCACGCAAGATGCCGAGGTGGAAGGTGACACCTCGGCAGCTGATGAGCTGCCACGGTCTCTGGGGGAAAGGAGCGCAGCAGGGACAGATGTGGCCAGCGGTCCTGGGCAACCTCGAGCTGCATCTCCGGCTGCTGAAGCCGCTGAGGCAGATCAGCTGGCAAGCCCGGCCGCCGCGGTCGACGCCGTGTCTGTTGGTGAAAAGACAGCGAATGAAatgagggaagaagcagcagctgatcTGAAAACAGACAGCAGGCTGGATGCTGGCAAA CTTTCAAAGGCATCCGAGACCAGCGAGTGTGGGGAGGACTTGCAAGTCTCTAACAGCTCGGACCGTGAGCTGCTTCGGCCTATG GACTTGGGCTTCCGGAGCCGCCTTTCTGAGCAGGTACTGGATGTGGGGGTTCTGTCTCCTGCTTTGGACAGCCCCACGTGCAAG GcccaggagctgggagaagaggaaaaagaccAAAGCAAAGCCAGTGTAgaggaagagcaaagcaaaagaacaaaagctgCTGAGAG TGAGGGGGATCAAAGCGCTTGTGCAACAGCGGAAGAGAAGTGTGTTGCTTTAGAAAATCCCAATcaggaggaggctgtggcccaGGAGCCGGAGGAGGGATCGCTGGATAGCCTAATCAATCTGGAGGAGCTTGCTGCCCCGCAGAAAGC GCAACCTGAGAAGGAAATCAAACAGGAGCAGTCCTCGAACCAGCCTAGTGAAGAATCCCTGGAGGGAATAGCCATGGAGATGGAGATTGAGCCTGAGcaagagaaaatgcatttattgcaagcaaagaaggagaaaattcaGCAATTCCAGGAGGAGatgaggcagcaggaggaggaggaagctgagaAGCTTcatcagcaaaaagaaaaatccctcaG GACTCTAAAAGAAGATTTGGCAAAGGTTTCTGAGGAGGAAGAGTTGCGTGTCCGAAAGGAAGAAACTGAGAGACTCTCAAAGCTGCGAGCCAAAATCGCCTCAGAGACCgaggcagagaaggagaagataAG GGCAGAGCAAGAGGTCACGCTGCAGAAACTGAGAGACGAGTGGGAATCGCAGCAGGTAATGGAGAAGGAGAGCctggagaggaagcagcagctggttttggagaaaatgaagCTGGAAATGGAGGAAGCTCAGCAGAAAGAGATGACTGAGCTGGAACAAGAGAAGGAACAATTCCTGAGTGAGCTCAAGGAGAGATTagacagggaaaagaagaag GCAGTAGAAGAGCTGGAGAAACAGTTTGCAGCTGAACTCCAGCAGCTGAAATCTGCAGCGGAAGAGAAGCATCATAAG GTCATTTCCAGCCTGCAAACCCAGATAGCAGAGGCACAGAGGAGCGAGGAGGCTCAGCTGCGTGAAGActtgcagagagcagagcagaaagcgCAGCAAAAAGCGTATCAAGTAACAGAATACGAACACGAG CTCAGCGAGCTTATGAGAGAAACACGCCAGGAAGTGGAAAAAGACCACGAgaggaaaatggagaggatGAAAGAGGAGCACCAGGAGGTCCTTGCACGGATTCAGGATCAGTACGAGGAGGAG GAGAGAAAGCGAAGAGCAGAGCTGGTTGAAGGCCTGCGAAGTGAGATGGTGCGCCTCCGACAGCTTCATGAAGCGGAGGTGA GCCTGCAGGCGGAGCTGGACGAGCGGCTCGCTGCATTGCAGCACAGGCACAGGGAGAAG gaaagaaaactccAGGATTCGGAAAACGAGCTTGAAATGCGCACAAAGACAGTCAAAGCCAGATCAGTGCAGCTCCTTAGCCAG GAGGAgtctctgagaaagaaaaggcagcagctgctggatgAAGACAGACGGACTGAGCTAGAAAGAGAG GAAGCTGCTTTAGCTTCTCAGCTCCGCCTCGAGGAGAATAGGAGGGAGCACGCCAGCCTCCTTGAGTCCACCCGGCAACTGCGCCGGTCTCTTGAAGAGCTCCAGGACCAGAAAGCTGAGCTGGAGGCCCAGGTGGACTTGTTGCAGACCCGAAGCCAGAGGCTGCAGAAACGCATCGG tgagctggaggcagctgtCAGGAGCAAACAGGAGGCCTTGAAAGAACTGGAGGCAGAAGAAAGTGTGGAGTCTCCAAGAAGGAAAGCTGAGCTCCATGTTGAAGACCTGAGAGAAACTATTCAAGCT CACTCATCCGGAGAGCCTGCTTCCCCACCCTCTCAGAGCCATGAGGACAGCGACTTCCAATTTGATCA CGTCAGGAGCTACATCTCCGCGGAAGGGATCTCTATCAGGAACGCCAAGGAGTTCCTGGTGCGCCAGACCCGCTCCATGAGGAAGAGGCACACGGCCCTgaaagctgcaaagcagcagtggCGCCAAGATATGCGGAAAGCGCAGGAGGCGGTGCAGGATCCCGacagctcccagctcc gaggCGTGCGCAAGAACCTGGAAGAG GAAGCAAAGCAGTTGGACAAGATGAAGTCGGCTATGCGGAAAGGACAGGtgctgctgaagaagaaagaagagaagctgaGCCAGCTGGAGTCCTCGCTGCTGGAGGAG CTTTCAGATGAAGATACGCTGAAGAGTGCTGCATGCAAGAAGGTGGTGACTTTTGATCTCAGCAACTCTGAGGACACAAACAGCACATCCAGCGTAAATCTACGTCAGCCTAAAT TTGATTTGAGAACCGATTTACGGCCTGCCCCCCAGCTGGACAAGATCCAGTACTTGACAGACTCTCTGCAGCGCATCACTAGTGAGCTGAACGGGGTCCTCGGCATCTTGGGCTCTCTGAACAACCGGCAGTCTCCGCTCTTCGCCTCGACGCCCTGCGACGGCGTCCCTCTTTCTACGTATGCCTCCTTGGCAGGACTTCAGGCAGGCGGCtcgccgctgccgcccgccggGGTGTCTCTGGTGGACCAGTGGGCCTGGAGCACTGGGCTGAGCTCTAGTAGCTCTTTCGCGGCTAGACAGTCAGTGGACAGCATCCTGGCAGAGAAATGGCACAAGTATTTCCCAG GTGGGTTCCCGTCGCTCAGTGGAAGTTCCAAGCCTCTGGACAACAAGCTGGGATACGTACCTGCAGA TGAGCAAATACGGCTGTTCCAGCACTCCCAGTTCCAGAGCCGTGAGTCAGACAAGATGAGTATTCAAGGAATGATTGAGACCAACAAGAAATGGCTAGAAGACTTCAAGAGGGATTCAAAAGT ACCTCTCTTCCCCGGTGCACAGAAgcccccagccagcagccccagcctaCTCCAGCTCGGACTGGATGAAAACAGACAGATTAAAGTGTACCATTACTGA